Proteins encoded by one window of Rutidosis leptorrhynchoides isolate AG116_Rl617_1_P2 chromosome 7, CSIRO_AGI_Rlap_v1, whole genome shotgun sequence:
- the LOC139856849 gene encoding probable galacturonosyltransferase-like 9, producing the protein MNINQSITNVIIVVLILSLPILCFSIRYFPANGENESVHSSGVDVLFRFSEAPDYRNGVGCSPDDTIHVAMTIDLEYLRGSIAAVHSVLRHASCPENVFFHFIAAEFDPASPRDLTRLVRSTFTSLNFKVYIFREDTVINLISSSIRIALENPLNYARNYLGDILDPNVDRVIYLDSDVIVVDDIQKLWNTTLQNNRVIGAPEYCHTNFTNYFTDNFWSDPVMSQVFGSKHPCYFNTGVMVMDMDKWRKGNYRVKIENWMELQRKKRIYELGSLPPFLLVFGGNIEPIHHRWNQHGLGGDNVKGSCRSLHSGRVSLLHWSGKGKPWVRLDENRPCPLDYLWEPYDLYKRNHHRQQSAVGSFSNLVGYSNYFV; encoded by the coding sequence ATGAATATAAATCAATCAATAACGAATGTCATTATCGTTGTATTGATTTTATCATTGCCGATTTTGTGTTTCAGTATTCGTTATTTTCCAGCGAACGGAGAGAATGAATCGGTACATTCTTCAGGTGTTGATGTTTTGTTTAGATTCAGTGAAGCGCCGGACTACCGTAACGGCGTTGGATGCTCACCTGACGACACTATTCACGTGGCAATGACGATTGACTTGGAATACTTACGTGGCTCAATCGCAGCCGTTCATTCTGTTCTCCGTCACGCTTCTTGTCCAGAGAATGTGTTTTTTCACTTTATAGCTGCTGAGTTCGACCCGGCTAGTCCTCGTGATTTGACCCGACTTGTGAGATCCACTTTCACTTCTCTCAATTTTAAAGTTTATATTTTCCGTGAAGATACAGTCATTAACTTGATCTCATCTTCCATCCGAATCGCACTCGAAAACCCGTTAAATTACGCCCGGAATTATTTAGGTGATATACTTGACCCGAATGTGGATCGGGTCATTTACCTCGATTCGGATGTCATTGTTGTCGATGACATTCAAAAACTATGGAACACAACTTTACAAAACAACCGGGTTATCGGTGCTCCGGAATATTGTCATACGAATTTTACAAATTACTTCACCGACAATTTCTGGTCCGACCCGGTTATGTCCCAGGTATTCGGGTCCAAACACCCGTGTTACTTCAACACCGGGGTAATGGTAATGGATATGGATAAATGGAGAAAGGGGAATTACCGGGTAAAAATCGAAAACTGGATGGAGCTCCAGAGGAAAAAACGGATCTACGAATTGGGTTCATTACCACCGTTTTTATTGGTATTTGGGGGTAATATCGAACCGATTCATCATCGGTGGAATCAACATGGATTAGGTGGGGATAATGTGAAAGGTAGTTGTCGGTCATTACATTCGGGTCGGGTCAGTTTGTTGCATTGGAGTGGAAAAGGAAAACCGTGGGTCCGACTTGATGAGAATAGACCGTGTCCGCTGGATTATTTGTGGGAACCGTACGATCTTTATAAACGTAATCATCATCGTCAGCAATCAGCCGTTGGATCTTTTAGTAATCTTGTTGGGTACTCTAATTATTTTGTTTAG